The Streptococcus iniae genome contains the following window.
AGTTCAACTTCCTTACCAGCAAGGTCACCTGCTTTAGCGAAGTCTTTCATTGTCGCTGTGACTTTTTGACCGTCTACGTTAACATCGAAGAAGTCTTTCGCGCTACCTTTAATAACTGGTGTTCCTTGGATTGCCAAGTCTTTATCTAAGGTATCAACGATAGTGAATGCTTTATACTTAGCGATATCTACTGGAAGAGTTGACTTAATGTTATAAGTATAATCTTTCTCAGTGTCAATGTCTAAGTGTGATTCTGTATCATTGATTTTCTTAGATACCGTTGGTGTTTCTCCCGGAGGAGTTACCGTTACCGGCGGAGTTGATGGTGTTTCTTCTGGCGGTGTATTTGTTCCTGGTGGTGGCGTTGTGCCATCTGTACCTGGTGTACCACTTACAAAGTTACGGTTGTAGACTACCTTAGTGGTATTTGGAATGTTTTGACGTGTTACACCTGCTTTGATTTGTGCTGTAATCACAAGTTCAACTTCTTTACCAGCTAAGGCACCTGCTTTAACGAAGTCTTTCATTGTCGCTGTAACTTTTTGACCGTCTACTTTAACATCGAAGAAGTCTTTCGCGCTACCTTCAATAACTGGTTGACCTTGAACAACTAAATCACTATCAATGTCATCTACGATAACAAATGAGGTATATCTTGTAATATTGTTTGGAAGGACTGCCTTAATATTGTAAGTATAGTCTTTCTCATTATCAACATCCAAGTGTTTTTCAGTCTTATTAATCAACTTCGTTACAGTTGGATTCTCGCCTGGAGGGGTCACTGTTACTGGTGGCGTTGGTGGGGTTTCTTCTGGCGGTGTATTTGTTCCTGGTGGTGGTGGCGTTGTGCCATCAGTTCCTGGAGTTCCGCTGATAAAGTTACGGTTGTAGACTACCTTAGTGGTATTTGGAATGTTTTGACGAGTTACACCTGCTTTAATTTGAGCTGTAATCACAAGTTCAACTTCTTTACCAGCTAAGGCACCTGCTTTAGCGAAGTCTTTCATTGTCGCTGTAACTTTTTGACCGTCTACTTTAACATCGAAGAAGTCTTTCGCGCTACCTTCAATAACTGGTTGACCTTGGACAACTAAATCACTATCAATGTCATCTACAATAACAAATGAGGTATATCTTGTGATATTGTTTGGAAGGACTGCCTTAATATTGTAAGTATAATCTTTCTCATTATCAACATCCAAGTGTTTTTCAGTCTTATTAATCAACTTCGTTACAGTTGGGTTCTCGCCTGGAGGAGTCACTGTTACTGGTGGTGTTGATGGCGTTTCTGTGTCAGGTGTTCCATCTACATGTGATTTATTTTGGTAAGTCACTTTTGCTGTATTTGGAATGTTTTGACGCGTTACACCCTCACGAATTTGAGCTGTAATCACAAGTTCAACTTCTTTACCAGCAAGGGCACCTGCTTTAGCGAAGTCTTTCATTGTCGCTGTGACTTTTTGACCGTCTACGTTAACATCGAAGAAGTCTTTCGCGCTACCTTTAATAACTGGTGTTCCTTGGATTGCCAAGTCTTTATCTAAGGTATCAACGATAGTGAATGCTTTATACTTAGCGATATCTACTGGAAGAGTTGACTTAATGTTATAAGTATAATCTTTCTCAGTGTCAATGTCTAAGTGTGATTCTGTTTCATTGATTTTCTTAGATACCGTTGGTGTTTCTCCCGGAGGGGTAACTGTTACTGGTGGCGTTGGTGGGGTTTCTTCTGGCGGTGTATTTGTTCCTGGTGGTGGTGGCGTTGTGCCATCAGTTCCTGGAGTTCCGCTGATAAAGTTACGGTTGTAGACTACCTTAGTGGTATTTGGAATGTTTTGACGAGTGATACCTGCTTTAATTTGAGCTGTAATCACAAGTTCAACTTCCTTACCAGCAAGGGCACCTGCTTTAGCGAAGTCTTTCATTGTCGCTGTAACTTTTTGACCGTCTACTTTAACATCGAAGAAGTCTTTCGCGCTACCTTCAATAACTGGTTGACCTCGGACAACTAAATCACTATCAATGTCATCTACGATAACAAATGAGGTATATCTTGTGATATTGTTTGGAAGGACTGCCTTAATATTGTAAGTATAATCTTTCTCATTATCAACATCCAAGTGTTTTTCAGTCTTATTAATCAACTTCGTTACAGTTGGGTTCTCGCCTGGAGGAGTTACGGTTACTGGTGGCGTTGGTGGCGTTGTCGTGGTTGTTCCTGGGTTACCATCTGCATCTACTTTATTAGTATACGTCATAGTAGCTTGGTTAGGAATGTTTTGACGCGTCTCACCACTACGGATTTGAGCTGTAATCACAAGCTCAACTTCCTTACCAGCAAGGGCACCTGCTTTAGCGAAATCTTTCATTGTCGCTGTGACTTTTTGTCCGTCTACGTTAACATCGAAGAATTTAGCAGCCTCACCTTTAATGATTGGTGTATTTTTGACATCAAGTTCTTTTGCAAGGGTATCATTTATCACAAATGTTTGATAAGAAGTGATATCACTTGGAAGACTTGTCTTAATATTGTAATTGTAATCCTTACCAGTATCAATATCTAAATGATCAATACTTTCATTAATCTTTTTAGTTAATGTTGGAGGAGTTACCGTTACTGGTGGGGTTGACGGTGTTTCACTGTCAGGAGTACCATCAGCATGGAACTGATTCTGATAAGTTACCTTAGCAACGTTTGGAACACCTTTTTCACCTTCGGCTAATTTAGCATCTTTATTAAGTTGCGCTGGAATGACCAATTCTACTGATTTGCTAGCATAAGCTGCTGCTGCTTTAAAGTCAGTAATCTTAGCAATTACTTTTTGTCCTGAAACGTCAACTGTAAAGAATTTAGCAGCCTCACCTTTAATTGTCGGTTTAACACCTTCTGCAAGACTAAGTCGAACATCAAGTGTATCTACAATACTAAAGATTTTATACGTCGCAATATCTCTTGGAAGTGTCGCAGTAATATTATACGTGTAATTTGATTCTGGCTCAACAACAGCCTCTGTTAAGCTGCCATTAATAGTTTTCTCCACTGTTGGAACTTCACCTGGTGGGGTTACGGTTACTGGTGGCGTTGGCGGGGTCTCAAGGTCTGGAACATCCACTACATTAGAGTTATTGTAGATAACTTTAGTCGTATTTGGAATGCTTGCCCTTGTGATGCCATCATTAATTTTTGCAGTAATAATTAGTTCTACTTCTTGATCAGCAAATGGTGCTGCCGCAGTAAAGTTATTGATGGCTGCAGTAATGATTTGCCCTTGTCCAGCAACTTTTTCAGGAACTGTTACAGTAAAGAAGCTACGCATTGCCTCATTTTTAATATCAGCTTTTATAACGGTAAGGTCTTTGTCAACGCTATCTGTGATTTCAAATTTTTTGAAACTTGCAATAGCCTTAGACAAGGTTGTCTTAATGTTATAAGTGTACTCCTTACCATTTTCAATAGCTAATTGATCACGATTTTCATTGATTTTCTTAGTTACTGTCGGTGGAGTCACTGTTACTGGTGGCGTTGGTGGGGTTGTTTTATTCGGTAGACCTTCTGAAGCTGGTTTATCATTGAAGCTAACTTCAGCAGTGTTTGGAATATTTGTCGTTACCACACCATCACGGATTTGTGACGTAATCACAAGTTCAACTTCTTGACCTGCATAAGCTTCTGCTGCTTTAAAGTCTGTGATTTTAGCGGTCACTTTTTGATCTGAAACCACAACCTCAAAGAATTTAGCGGCTTCTCCACTAATAACTGGTTTTCCTTGAATAGCAAGATCATTGTTTAAGGTGTCCTTAATTTCAAATGATGAATAATTTGCAATATCTGTCGGCAGTTGAGCTTTAATGTGGTACTTATAATCTGTCTTAGTTGGTGTGTCTAAGTGATCAAGTGTCTCATTAATCTTCTTAGTTAAGGTTGGAGGGACAACATTAACTGGCGGTGTTGGTGGGGTTTTAGTATCAGGATCGCTATCTACCGCAGATTTATTACGATAGGTAACGATAGCTTGGTTAGGAATGCCAGTTTCACCTGCGGCTAACTTAGCATCCTTATTAATTTTAGCAGTGATAACTAATTCCACTTCTTTGCCTGCTAAAGCTTTGGCATCTGAGATGTTCTTCATCGTAGCTGTAACAGCTTGCCCATTCACTGCAACAGTGAAGAATTTAGCCATTTCTGGATCTTTAATGAAGGTTGCTTTGGCATCTGAAGATACGGTCAATCGAGAATCAACATCATCTGAAATCACAAATTTCTGATATTTGGCAATGTCAACCGGAAGAACTGACTTAACATTATAAGTATAAGTTGCTTCTGGCTCAAAGACTGCCGTGTTCAATGTGTCATTGATTTTCTTAGAAATTGTTGGGGTTTCACCTGGTGGGGTTACTGTTACTGGTGGCGTTGGTGGAGTTGTTGTTTCAACAGCTGGATTTCCATCTACAGTAACATTATTACTATAAGTCACTGTTGATTGGTTTGGAATTTCTTGACGTGTAACTCCTTTATTGATTTGTGATGCAATCACAAGTTCAACTTCTACACCAGCATATTTTTTAGCCGCCTCAAAATTAGTTATTTTTGCTGTAACGGTTTGTGCTTTACCATCTTCTTTAGCACTTACTGTAATATCAAAGAATTTGGCCATTTCTGGATCTTTGATAGTAGCAGTTTTAGCTGTTAAATCTTTATCGATGGTATCGTTGATGGCAAACGTCTTATAATTTCCAATATCAGAAGGCAGAGCTGTCTTAATATTGTAATGATAAGCTTGCTCAGTTGGTGTATCCAAGTGAAGAGATGACTCATTAATCATCTTAGTCAATGGTGGTGTTGTAACGGTTACTGTTGGTGACTCAACTGGAGTTCCAACAACACCTGTTTTATTTGTAAACTCAACACTTGCTTTATTATCAACTGTGACTGGTTTTTCTGGATAGGTTTGTGTTGCATCAAGTTTGACGTGAGCAGTAATCACAAGCTCCACAGTTTTATTAGCAAGGGCTTTAGCATTAACAAAATTCTTCATTGTTGCTGTAACTTTATTGTCAACAACTGTGATATCAAAGAATTGTGTCATATCAACACCATCAATCTTAGCCATCACAGGTGTTCCTTGAATAGCAAGACGTGGGTCAATCGTATCTACAATCGCATAAGCTTTGTAAGTTGTAATATCCGTTGGCAACTTACTTGTGACATTGTAAGTGTAGTTTGAATTAAAGGCAACCGTTGCAGATGTTAACTCTTTATTAATCTTCTTATCAACAGTAGGTGTTTCACCTGGAGGTGTTACTGTTACTGGTTGTGTTTCTTTATTCTTTTCTTCATTTACAGCATTAGTAAATACTAAGTTAGCTTTATTTTCAATGAGAAGTGTTGTCACCCCTTTATTGATTTGAGCTGGAATAATTAATGCAATTTGCTTACCGCTTAATGCTTCTTTAGCACGAGCTAGATAAGCTGTTCTTTCAGTCTCAGAAAGCGTCAACGAAATAGCATTGATATTTTTCATCGTTGCTGTGACTTTTTGACCTTCAACTGTAACATCGAAGAATTCTGCTGCCGCACCACTAATAACTGGTTTTTGAGTATCTGTATTAAGAGCTGTTAATTGACTATCTAGAGTATCAGTAATAACAAAGTTCTTATAGTTCAGAATATCTGTTGGCAAGTTAGACGTAATTTCATAGTTGTATGGCACTTCGTTATCAACATCTAAATGTCCAACTTTTGTCTCTGATCCATCTGTTTCTTTCTTAATAATTGTTTTATTAAGATCAGGATCTTGTTGAGGTGGGTTTACTGTTACAACAGGTGGCTTCATCACATGAACATCGTTGTTTGGTTTGACACCTGTTTTAATAGCTTCATTTGGAATTTGTGTATCTGTTACACCAGCTTTAATCTGAGCAGGAATAATCAAACGAATTTTATACTTATCATGAAGTGTTTTCATCATGCCTTCAGGAACTGTTACAACAACTTTCTTAGTTGCTTTACCATCCACTGTGGCATCTTCAACAGATACTTTGAAATGCTCTTTCAAGTAGTCAGTATCAGTTTGGTCCATTGGTCTACCGTCATCTCGAACAGTCTCAACATATGGATTTTTTGTTTGAGATAATTGTAATCTTGGATCAAGAGTATCTTCTAATTTCCATGATTTGTATTCAAAAATATTTGAAGGCAATGTTGCATCTACAATATAATTGTAATCTTGCTCATTTTTAATAGTTAAGTCAGTAACTAAAGCCTTAGGTGTTGTTGTAGAACTTGGGTCTTCAATTTTCTTGTCAATTTTTGATTCTGTTGGTGGCGGTGGTGTGACCGTAACCTTATTTGAATCTTGAGTAAACGTGTTATTAATTGAATAACTTGCTGTATTTGGAATCTCTGCATGGTTAATATCTGTACCATATTTTGCAGAGTGATTCTCTGTGACATAACGGTAGGGCGTTAAATCAGCTTCATTATTTACTTGCGCAAGGAACTCGATATTAACAGGTTTTCCTTCATTGCCTTGAATGTCTTTGGCCCCAAATGTAACAGTTACCACTTCACGTTCAACATTATTAACTACTTTTTTCTCAATTTTGAGAATGTCAGTTAACTCAGTTCCTGTGTAACGTTTTTCTCCAACAGTAACCAAAACTTCATTTGGTAGCGAGGTGAAGTGTAATACCGGCTCTAAAACATCTGTCACAACAAAGTCTTTAGCGTTATATGGCATACTTGTTGTTAAGCCATATTTGAAGACTTCATAACGTCCTGTTAAATCTGCGTGTAGTGTGTCATTAACAGTTTTCTTTAATTCTGGCTTATTGACTGGTGGTGTCACAGTAACCTTGTTAGACTCCACTTTTGGATTGTTATTGACTTGAACAAAGGCAGTATTTGGCGCTTTTGGCATTCCATTTTGATCTGAAATGTACTTCGTCAAGCTTGCAAACTGTTTAAATTTAGCTGTAAAGCTGAGGGTAATTTCCTTATCCGCGTATTGTTTAATTTGATCCTCTGTTAAGGACACTGAAATTTTTTGTTTATTAACATCTGTTTGATCCACACTAATTTGATTTGCTGGAATCTCAACTTGTGCTCCGTCAACAGTGATAAAAACATTCCTTGGATGTTGTGCAGTGACATTAGTAACCATTTCCATTTCTGGAATCAAGGTATCTTCAATTGTAAATGTTTGTGCACCTTTTGGAACAACTGATTTAACTTTATAGATATAAGGGTCATTCCAAACAGCTAATTCAATATCTTCACCAGCTTTATTAATGACAGCTTTGTATGTTCCTTCCGTTACGCCATCAGCTTCACCAGCTTGACGTTCTGTAACAGTTGGTTCAACTGTTTTTGTCACTGGAGGAGGTGGGGTTACTGTAACTGGCGGTGTTGTTGCCGTTGGTTTGCCATTATAATTGATTGTTGCAATATTATCAATTGTACCTGTGGCACCACTTTTAACTTTAGCATTAACAACCAAGTGAATCGGATCATTAGCTTTTACTGTTGCAAATGAAGTTGACTTCATGCGTGAGTAAATAACTTGTTTTCCATTTTCAACAACAACTTCTGTTGTGAAATCAGATGCATCTGTACCAACCATCTTCAGCGGACTGTTTGTTCCTTCAAAATTGACTAATTCGATACGATCATCTAATTCATCACGAATAACATATTCTGTTGCCTTGTTAATATCGGACGGTAATGTCGCAAAAACATCATATGAGAATGTTTGACCATCAGCGCTGTTTAAATGAGTTGCTTCAGCATTAATTAGTTTTAGTGCTGTTGGTGTATTTGGCGACACTGTAACCTTATTGGATTCCAATTTTTCATTGTTCAAAAGAACATTGGCAGTATTTGGAACAAGAACTTTTCCGCTCTTATCAAGATATCTGTCTAATGAAGCACCTTCTTTGATACGAGCCTTAATGGCTAAGGTTAATACTGCAGGGCCTGTATTGCCTTGATTAGCTGCAGTAATCTCACGATTAATTCTTAGTAAGTCAGTACGTGTTAAACTTGTCTTTTGTAAATCCAAATAAACGCGGTCTCTAGTTTCACCATTAATGTTAACTTGTTCAACTTTGATAAATTTTGTCAGCGACGGGATAGATACGCCGTTAACATAAACAAGGTCTTTACCTTCACTGTTTAATGTTCTTAACTCA
Protein-coding sequences here:
- a CDS encoding isopeptide-forming domain-containing fimbrial protein → MKQIDKQAFKKWFVRVLVAMVAVSGTAFFANGLFVKAQELGTIVTGTTTTTKATQEGCSIKIETVEKVDWKMPRQPIDLVILQDNSGSFKDTIGSVQEALKKLTTPLDAGATYDEKNPKLVFTSNPETTDRVMVNTYRGIDSDISYRSSTYKFTYNASSKYVYVDIDTYLPGYFRYNSYGQKFFYYDNYYPLENLKGSYATGTIGSNPKTSVNDFTTVVGVTPETGADYRYNYKPSALMSSTTDINKAIDSFHTNGGTPTVPAIDDTIAEYNRIKGPMTNNRKTVFLLVTDGVANGYRKVGDPTVYFDRSLDRTELLVREWASYDENGYQVWPEAAQDYIKRAAELKAKGTDLKQKLGNDATVVVGFWEDTKAFTGNAQYGSAYLNRLDSPDSKTTMQTGDPRSIQAVFHEAIESVASPDKILPTGEKASFYVNESDINVFSDKILKAVTSALVKEDVKGDFTITDGYTVDSITLNGKKVVETVTDSTTQIRGTVKQEGNKVTIAVPESVFNPGSNTFDYKLNRKEEPAGTTEANETVPPDNYTPTKVNREVGQLVGTFKVGTYTSAQIGSTTPTMVEVTDLKYCYPRATKDVKDKDSSNDTNGDDGKSGNLAQDPLLASLGLNRPSYAASLSDQKEEFTYTIDYNMYNIPLEMKQNVMFTDQLNYHLQYVDAYVTDQAGNKLTNFTVSTQETKDAKGNATTTVVAQVPKLPGTNNDTIKEGEYGGHKFKTYKLIIKARIKDQYTLENNATEYYKMIQDNNGLGFLNQAAIIWNGNTTAVDDPTSQLRRSNAVYVAPPLKTDVTKEVSQDSNVKGGNHLDLSTRLDDYYYRINSTWPGIFDSYTIEDILVPELRTLNSEGKDLVYVNGVSIPSLTKFIKVEQVNINGETRDRVYLDLQKTSLTRTDLLRINREITAANQGNTGPAVLTLAIKARIKEGASLDRYLDKSGKVLVPNTANVLLNNEKLESNKVTVSPNTPTALKLINAEATHLNSADGQTFSYDVFATLPSDINKATEYVIRDELDDRIELVNFEGTNSPLKMVGTDASDFTTEVVVENGKQVIYSRMKSTSFATVKANDPIHLVVNAKVKSGATGTIDNIATINYNGKPTATTPPVTVTPPPPVTKTVEPTVTERQAGEADGVTEGTYKAVINKAGEDIELAVWNDPYIYKVKSVVPKGAQTFTIEDTLIPEMEMVTNVTAQHPRNVFITVDGAQVEIPANQISVDQTDVNKQKISVSLTEDQIKQYADKEITLSFTAKFKQFASLTKYISDQNGMPKAPNTAFVQVNNNPKVESNKVTVTPPVNKPELKKTVNDTLHADLTGRYEVFKYGLTTSMPYNAKDFVVTDVLEPVLHFTSLPNEVLVTVGEKRYTGTELTDILKIEKKVVNNVEREVVTVTFGAKDIQGNEGKPVNIEFLAQVNNEADLTPYRYVTENHSAKYGTDINHAEIPNTASYSINNTFTQDSNKVTVTPPPPTESKIDKKIEDPSSTTTPKALVTDLTIKNEQDYNYIVDATLPSNIFEYKSWKLEDTLDPRLQLSQTKNPYVETVRDDGRPMDQTDTDYLKEHFKVSVEDATVDGKATKKVVVTVPEGMMKTLHDKYKIRLIIPAQIKAGVTDTQIPNEAIKTGVKPNNDVHVMKPPVVTVNPPQQDPDLNKTIIKKETDGSETKVGHLDVDNEVPYNYEITSNLPTDILNYKNFVITDTLDSQLTALNTDTQKPVISGAAAEFFDVTVEGQKVTATMKNINAISLTLSETERTAYLARAKEALSGKQIALIIPAQINKGVTTLLIENKANLVFTNAVNEEKNKETQPVTVTPPGETPTVDKKINKELTSATVAFNSNYTYNVTSKLPTDITTYKAYAIVDTIDPRLAIQGTPVMAKIDGVDMTQFFDITVVDNKVTATMKNFVNAKALANKTVELVITAHVKLDATQTYPEKPVTVDNKASVEFTNKTGVVGTPVESPTVTVTTPPLTKMINESSLHLDTPTEQAYHYNIKTALPSDIGNYKTFAINDTIDKDLTAKTATIKDPEMAKFFDITVSAKEDGKAQTVTAKITNFEAAKKYAGVEVELVIASQINKGVTRQEIPNQSTVTYSNNVTVDGNPAVETTTPPTPPVTVTPPGETPTISKKINDTLNTAVFEPEATYTYNVKSVLPVDIAKYQKFVISDDVDSRLTVSSDAKATFIKDPEMAKFFTVAVNGQAVTATMKNISDAKALAGKEVELVITAKINKDAKLAAGETGIPNQAIVTYRNKSAVDSDPDTKTPPTPPVNVVPPTLTKKINETLDHLDTPTKTDYKYHIKAQLPTDIANYSSFEIKDTLNNDLAIQGKPVISGEAAKFFEVVVSDQKVTAKITDFKAAEAYAGQEVELVITSQIRDGVVTTNIPNTAEVSFNDKPASEGLPNKTTPPTPPVTVTPPTVTKKINENRDQLAIENGKEYTYNIKTTLSKAIASFKKFEITDSVDKDLTVIKADIKNEAMRSFFTVTVPEKVAGQGQIITAAINNFTAAAPFADQEVELIITAKINDGITRASIPNTTKVIYNNSNVVDVPDLETPPTPPVTVTPPGEVPTVEKTINGSLTEAVVEPESNYTYNITATLPRDIATYKIFSIVDTLDVRLSLAEGVKPTIKGEAAKFFTVDVSGQKVIAKITDFKAAAAYASKSVELVIPAQLNKDAKLAEGEKGVPNVAKVTYQNQFHADGTPDSETPSTPPVTVTPPTLTKKINESIDHLDIDTGKDYNYNIKTSLPSDITSYQTFVINDTLAKELDVKNTPIIKGEAAKFFDVNVDGQKVTATMKDFAKAGALAGKEVELVITAQIRSGETRQNIPNQATMTYTNKVDADGNPGTTTTTPPTPPVTVTPPGENPTVTKLINKTEKHLDVDNEKDYTYNIKAVLPNNITRYTSFVIVDDIDSDLVVRGQPVIEGSAKDFFDVKVDGQKVTATMKDFAKAGALAGKEVELVITAQIKAGITRQNIPNTTKVVYNRNFISGTPGTDGTTPPPPGTNTPPEETPPTPPVTVTPPGETPTVSKKINETESHLDIDTEKDYTYNIKSTLPVDIAKYKAFTIVDTLDKDLAIQGTPVIKGSAKDFFDVNVDGQKVTATMKDFAKAGALAGKEVELVITAQIREGVTRQNIPNTAKVTYQNKSHVDGTPDTETPSTPPVTVTPPGENPTVTKLINKTEKHLDVDNEKDYTYNIKAVLPNNITRYTSFVIVDDIDSDLVVQGQPVIEGSAKDFFDVKVDGQKVTATMKDFAKAGALAGKEVELVITAQIKAGVTRQNIPNTTKVVYNRNFISGTPGTDGTTPPPPGTNTPPEETPPTPPVTVTPPGENPTVTKLINKTEKHLDVDNEKDYTYNIKAVLPNNITRYTSFVIVDDIDSDLVVQGQPVIEGSAKDFFDVKVDGQKVTATMKDFVKAGALAGKEVELVITAQIKAGVTRQNIPNTTKVVYNRNFVSGTPGTDGTTPPPGTNTPPEETPSTPPVTVTPPGETPTVSKKINDTESHLDIDTEKDYTYNIKSTLPVDIAKYKAFTIVDTLDKDLAIQGTPVIKGSAKDFFDVNVDGQKVTATMKDFAKAGDLAGKEVELVITAQIREGVTRQNIPNTAKVTYQNKSHVDGTPDTETPSTPPVTVTPPTPNTPPLEKKVNGADKANLAERQEVFTYTLDTTMPTGAFAFDISDTLENVLTVDGAVKATLAGKTVPAEQITVKDQKVTITFTKDQVKSYAGKAIHVTFAAKVKDGADLTPYMVNGPTSIPNTANYIINNDPNMTKDSNTVPVLPPTPTEPGIDKKINKTLEHLDIERNTSYMYNVNAALPNDISTYKNFVITDNLEDVLTINGEVVVLVDGYQLPESTFVKSVDGNKVTVTVKDFAALKGYKQIQVYIPANIKTDADLSKYADSKVPNTAHLAFTNSNGIDGSKDTVPVTVTPPGETPPTPVNPPTPGKPVKTVSGVDGDNPTYSLRLGLASDAFRFDIKSVVPQDMTKEKRQNITSITIKDRLDNNLKVTSVALKITGQADAISNFIDEDYQEAKKALDEAKAKLEEITKATGTASQEQVTQAKAKVASLETQVKAVQSKLAELKVPDDTAPTTDSTAPSGSDGGKVLIDKSAEIAAQEKELAALTGQLNEAKQALEAASKALNEAKTPAEIKVEADNQQKVIAKAQEAFDKAKEKKDKVDAKTALLAKVTENGELTKEALTALGGKVTISADGQTVTVDISDEATMEALKGYTVSAIIYAKIKDVTALKDVHFKDGILNTAEVQFNHDPSQDMTKKTNTVKVTPPKPEGPKPQTPPTGKTPPKHPTPKTPGKPVLPRTGDTTSLIGAAIGTLLLGLGFVELKRKES